The following proteins are co-located in the Hevea brasiliensis isolate MT/VB/25A 57/8 unplaced genomic scaffold, ASM3005281v1 Scaf114, whole genome shotgun sequence genome:
- the LOC110652435 gene encoding multicystatin-like, translated as MSEPGGYEPVDPNSPKIQSLAHFVVYDYNGEKRTHLALLKVLKAEKQVVDGTIYRLTLEVSNGGLIEVYETIFYVKVEEFKRIVPH; from the exons ATGTCAGAACCAGGAGGATACGAACCCGTGGATCCCAACAGCCCTAAGATCCAAAGCCTCGCTCACTTCGTTGTCTATGATTACAACGGTGAAAAG AGAACGCATCTGGCGCTTCTGAAAGTCCTGAAAGCAGAAAAGCAGGTGGTGGATGGGACCATCTACCGTCTTACTTTGGAAGTAAGTAATGGCGGTCTTATCGAAGTTTATGAAACTATTTTCTATGTGAAGGTCGAGGAATTCAAGCGAATTGTGCCCCATTGA